In the Dictyostelium discoideum AX4 chromosome 6 chromosome, whole genome shotgun sequence genome, ttaaaataaaaaaaaaaacaataaatcaGCAAAAACCACCCACTCAAAATCAATCCCCACCATCAAggtttattttcaaatttttttttatcttttttttttttttttttttttttttttttttttgaaattttttttttttttttcttttctccAAATGTCaaataacagtaataataacatcaaaacatattatataattggaataataactttaatatttatagtGTCAGCAGTtataaagaatcaattatcGTCATCAAatcaagaacaacaagaagaagaagaagaaacaGATAGCATGGGAAAATCAAAAGGAAGAGgtaataaaaaaggaaagAAACCAGAAAAGATACAGGAGAAAAAATTAgataatcatttaaaaaatcttgaAAAGGTAAAATTACAAGAAGATTTTAAACTTCAACAAgatgaaaaacaacaactaaaaaaagaagaaacaaTACTTGTGGAAAAACAAGAAATAGTTGTGGATGagttgaaaaataaaaaggatgaagaaaaacaacaacaacaacaagaagaagatcaacaacaacaacaacaacaacaacaagaggaagaagaagaagaagaggaacaACAGGAAATAGAAgaggatgaagaagaagaagaaggaCAAGAGcaggaggaagaagaagaacaacaGGAAATAGAAGAGGGTGAAGAggaacaacaagaagaagagCAAGAAGAAGAGCAATTTAGTATGTTTGGTGTTTCAATTGAAAGATTAATGGATTTCCAACGTCAAGAGGACGAAAATGAGGGAAGTGATGAAGTTGAGGAATCTTCAAAAGTTCCAATAGTTTTAAGTTTCATGTTAgatagaataaaaaatttaaatggtaaattataaaaatattaataacaaaaataataataattgcaataataataataataataataataataactcttttaacatatattttttttatttacatttatttttaaaggaTTTAAAACAGAAGGATTATTTAGAGttaatggtaatttaaaattagttgAACAGTTAGCAACGGAAGGATTTGACCCATTCAGTGATGATTTAGATCCAAATGTTAATACATGGGcatcattattaaagaaatggATAAGAGATTTACCAGAACCATTAATACCACATGAATTAAATCcaataattttagatttttgtacaaataataatattaataatacctgtaataataataatgataataataataataataattttaatgtttGTGCTAGTACTAATAATTTAGGAAATGTTTTAAATCTTAGTACTAACatatgtaataataataataataataataataataataataataataataataataataataataatgataacaataataataataatgaaagtattgaaaagaaaataacaaatattataaatatgatTAAATCAGATGATCATAGAAAtgtattatataaaattggtGAGTTTTTTGGAGAGATGTTACAAGAAGAAACAGTTTTAATCACAAAAATTAATGTTGAAAGTTTATCAAAGATATTAACACCATCACTATTTaaaccaaataatattattgatgaTTTTTCAAACGGTTCTTTAAATGGTAGTGGTAATCAAATACCGAAATATCTTACAACTTTAGATTTACCTTCAATACtcttaaaacaaaaaaaagaaattgctTTTGTTTcttgtttattaaattattttaaagatgaatattcaaaaaaattacaagaaCAAAATGATCAAGAAGAAGATAATCAAGaggaagaaaaagataatcaagaagaagatgaGGATGAAGAAGATAAAGACCAGGAAGAATAAttggtaaaataaaaataaatacaaaaaacaaaaaatagaattctataaataaaaaaaaaaaaaaacaaggtttatatatatattaaataatgttttctttcttttttttttttttttttttttttttttaaataatttatttacaattttttttgttttcttttcttttttttttattattattaagaaGTTGCAGttgttaaaattaatggtattgatttcttttttgatctttttttttcactttcaGATGaatgtgatgatgatgatcttCTTTTTGAATCAGATTTTTGTAATTCTTCTTgtctttttctttcttttaagATTTTATATGCTTCTAAATTTGCAAAAGGTTTCTTTGATTCTGGATCAATATATTTTGCAGGTAGTCCAGTAATTACACATAATTCAatgtttttctttatttcattttcactATTTTCAGTCCTATTTGTATCACCTTTATCTTTTTGTTCAACTATTGGTTCttgtgttgatgttgttgtagGATTTGTTTCTGTTGTTACTGTTGCAGTTGTGGTAGGATTTGTTGTTGcagttgttgctgctgtagtagtagtagtagtagttgaaGTTATATCTACAATTGGTGGTGGATCCAATGATTTTCTTGATGCTCttacttttttctttttttcattaccactactagtaatattatttatttgtggTTGATTTGTTAAACAATAAGGTAATATTGAATCAGTGAATGTAATAGTTGTTTGTTCAGGTGTAGATCTATAAATAATTCTTGGACCTGTTAAGATTGCTTTTTTTGGATggaaaaccttttttttatcctcTTCTTGTTGTAATAGATGATTTAATGATTCAGTGTTATAAATTTCAGTTTCTTTGCATTCCTCTAAAAGTTCCTCTTGTGTTAAGCCATAGGTACTAATGGTATCCAATTTACTTAAACCTTCACCATCaattgatggtgttgatggtgttgatgaaatttcatcatttttatcacttttactatttttaccaccttttcttgttgttgttgtttctgTTGTTTTTATTGATTCTGAATTTCTTGTTGATCTTCTTGATCTAGtagttgctgttgttgttgttgttgtcgttgAAGTTgattcatcttcttcatcatcatcatcaacttttagttttttattttttgttaaagTTTGTGGTTGtgatttttgtaattgttcaATTGCAGAAGATCTTTGTGAGCTTCTTCTAGTTGAAGGTGAGGTTGGTTCTGAATTTGGTGtttttggtggtgatggttcttttcttttccttTTATTCGGTGTATtatcatttgttgttgttgttgaagtattattatctaaatgTTTCTCTAACTCTGTTTCCATAGTTGATTTACTATCAGTATCAGATGATGACTTTTTTCTCCTTGATGATatagatttttttgattttgggtCTTTATATGATTTagatgatttcttttttgtgGATTTGGTTTCAGTTTCATCATCACCTCCaccttcttcttcctcttcatcTGATGCTGCATCTGAATCGACTatatcctcttcttcttcctcctcATCACTATTTACAATATAATCTGgatcttctttttcattatcactctcttttaataattgttgccATAATTCTTCATCTGCTGTTGATAACTCTGTTGTTCTCTTACCTCTAGTTGATCTTGATGGTAATATTGTCATTacataaatttattaaaaaaaaaaaaaaaaaaaaaaatatatatatatatataaataaatagttatTGAGGGGGTGTGTGAACTggttaaatgaattaataaaaaataaaaattaaaaataatgaatttttttttttttttttcaaaacaaaaaataaaaaataaaatttattattgacaAAACActcaaatttagaaaaaaaaaaacattttcatttttttattttattttatttttttttaaaaatctattttaaaatttattcccGCTTATTTTtctccaaaataaaaaaaaaaaaaaaaaaaaaaaaaaaaaaaaaaaatggatgtGAATAgttatacaaaaaaaaaacatcacAAAACACCCAAATTTGGAAATAGTAATATATATaagttttagtttttttttttttttttactaagattaaaataaaacttcatCACAAACATATTACAActtaaataatgaaagaaAGAACTTCTGTTGAGTGCCCACATTTAGATCTTTCTGTTGAAGAAGCTGAGGAAAATAGTAGTAAATACCTGTGGCTATTAACAGATCCAGATGAATTTCCAATGTTTAAACCCAGTGTATGTACGGCCGACTGTAAAgaaaaaatggtaaaaataattgacaTTATCCTTTTTAAACATTATAAATTCTCAAGAGATTACTTTGAAGATTGCAAAATGGTTTTTGGTCAAGGAGCAGATGGTATGAGCCTCGGTGAATATATCATGTATTgaagaaaatgattttaatgaaagAACTGAATTATTAACAAATCTTCAGTATATAAATGGAAAAATTGTTAGATTATGTGATGTTTtgttattttgattttaatattttcatttttaaagtattttGATCGTTTGCAGAGAATCAATAAAATCTATTAATAGATTTGATAATTCATAATTTGACCGATCTATTGATATAACAACtatatcatttaataattttgaatttaataatgatgatgattgatttgatttggtttgaatttttaataaatattgacTATTTTGATCGGATGATATTATGTTTTTGAGTGTAACCTTTTTCAGATGCAATACAAAGACAATTATAAAGATAATTGATTGTATTATCATTTAGATTtgcaataaaataattgataaataattcaaGGTAATAACTTGATGATAAACTATATAAACAATATTCTTttgtaaaaattgaaaaataatcaggattattaaaaaactcctggtaatttatcaaaaagaCAAATAATATCATCAACTCTATCTAA is a window encoding:
- the gacV gene encoding RhoGAP domain-containing protein, whose product is MSNNSNNNIKTYYIIGIITLIFIVSAVIKNQLSSSNQEQQEEEEETDSMGKSKGRGNKKGKKPEKIQEKKLDNHLKNLEKVKLQEDFKLQQDEKQQLKKEETILVEKQEIVVDELKNKKDEEKQQQQQEEDQQQQQQQQQEEEEEEEEQQEIEEDEEEEEGQEQEEEEEQQEIEEGEEEQQEEEQEEEQFSMFGVSIERLMDFQRQEDENEGSDEVEESSKVPIVLSFMLDRIKNLNGFKTEGLFRVNGNLKLVEQLATEGFDPFSDDLDPNVNTWASLLKKWIRDLPEPLIPHELNPIILDFCTNNNINNTCNNNNDNNNNNNFNVCASTNNLGNVLNLSTNICNNNNNNNNNNNNNNNNNNNNDNNNNNNESIEKKITNIINMIKSDDHRNVLYKIGEFFGEMLQEETVLITKINVESLSKILTPSLFKPNNIIDDFSNGSLNGSGNQIPKYLTTLDLPSILLKQKKEIAFVSCLLNYFKDEYSKKLQEQNDQEEDNQEEEKDNQEEDEDEEDKDQEE